The DNA sequence TATTGCCAGTTTTATGACCCAGGGAATGTCTTACTCAAAGACctgggagccatccctttgaaatgtaatcatcaagGAAGATAGGGCCCGTATCTCCCAGTGTCTGTGGGATGGTAGGAGCCTAATGTAGTAGCTGGGCACCTTGTTCCAAATTGTAAAACTACTGCTTGTCTTGAAGATATGAGAaagtttcctttccctttccctttgcaATTAACAAACATGGGTGTCATGTGATTCACGCATACTGAAGCTCTTAAAAACTCCCCAGCCCCTTTTTTCAGCGGAATTCAATTTACTCTCCTATTCCATAGATTTAAAGTCTTTTTTGTCTAACCTTGATGCAGTTTTTGTTTGGCAATGGAAATCTTTAGGTTCTGCATTTATTGTTTCTTCCTGATTACAGTGGTGTATCATTTCTTCCTCCTTGCCAAGAAGAGCTTCTCACATTCTCTGATTTCTAGAGAAATCAATTTGGACTCAAAAGATAAGAGTTTTGTAAAGTGAAGCAACTGTTTTAAGTCATTATTGCCCAGGGCAGTATGTGATTTGCAGGATGTGGAAAGGGTAGTATGTCTACTTGAGAGCGTCTCAAATGAGGTCCATTAATATTATGAAAGTGCACTGGAAAATAAAGAACGGGCCTACCCctttccttatttattaatattatgaaaggGGCATGAGAAAAGTGCAATTTTCAAGAAAAGAACTGCTGAGAATGTAGTGCCCTCTCAAAGAAAGCTAGGCTTGGTTAAGGAGAGAAACGAGAGGAAGCCAGAGAGGACAAGGTTGTAAATAGACCTCTGCAATGGTGGAGGAAGTGTGGAGAGCTGTTCCTTATAGTACAGGGAATGAAATGGATTCATTTAAGATGAAGAGGTAAGGTGGAATAGGATTGAGTTGGAATGAAATGAATGAtgtaagagaaaaaggaaggcagtggggtgggggaggaggagttaATTTGGGGTATGGTGATAGGGAAGGAAACTGGTAGCCTTAGCAGCTTGGTAGAGCCACTTACTACTTGCATGGGAAGAGAAATATCAGGCAGACAGTCTTGTTACTAAAGGAAACTAGAGGATTTTAGGAAAAGGGGTTTGACACACTGGcttctcctgccctgcccccaacAACACAAAGCACAAATTGAATGCAGTATTGGCATTTAGTGCCACCACAAATACTCCCTTATTGGCTGGTGGGGGCTAGGAAGACAGAGTTCAGGCTGCTGAtcttcatttttctaagtgaCTTTTCCTAATGTCAACACTGCTCCCTAATTccctttttctcactttttcacTTGCTTTTTCTCATAGGAGTGGGGTGGATGAGGGCAGATccaggaaatgagaaaggaaaacagactaaaacagtAAGTTGAAAGAGAAAAAGTTTAATCCTAGATGTATATGCAAAGCTCATGCTGGGGAATAGCATGTAAAACTATTATACAAATAGAATTAAATGGAGTTAAGTGCACTTATTTATTAAATCCTGTTGTGAgaacttagaggaaaaaaaaaaaaaaaaactaaggaaagTCTCAAATTCTCCTGAGGAAGGTCCAAGAGAACACAAGCTGGAAGTGAAGTCAGAGAGATGAGCACGGGACATCAGGAGGAACTTCCAGGTCTGAATCTAGTGCCAAGGAAGCCATGAATGCTCTTTCCTAGAGCCTTTTAGCGTTGGAGAGTTACACATCtgtcagggctggggaaggggtaaCTCAcccagcccaggggagggagctTCCCCTCTACGGGCCTTCCTGCTAGACAGACCCTACTTGGTCAGGCTGCTTCTCCCAAGGGCCCTTGCCATGGCCCCCTTCATTTCCTTGTTGCGGAAACTGTAGATGATGGGGTTGCACATAGGGATGATGATGGTGTAGAGGAGGGAGAAAGGCTTGTCTTTGTCAGGCCCATGTGTGCTGCGGGGATTCATGTAAGAGAACATAGCTGAGCTGTACAAAAAGATGACCACAGTCAAGTGGGAGGCACAAGTAGAGAAGGTCTTCCCCCGACCTGTGGAGGAAACTCTGCCATGGATCGAGGCCAGGATGCGGGCATAGGAGGTGACAATGAGCACCATGGGGCTGAGCAGCACCACAATAGCATCAGCAAAGATCATCCTCACACTAAACTGAGGGTCCCCACAAGAGAGGGCGATCACTATGGGGGCCTCACAGAAGAAGTTTTCTATGTGGTTATCCCTGCAGAAAGGATTCCGGAATGACATATACTCAAGAAAGATGCCATTGATGAGCCCAAAGAACCAGGCAGTACCCACCAGCCTGACACAGATCTTCTGGCTCATGATCTGGGCATAACTAAGCGGGTGGCAGATAGCAACATAACGGTCATAGGCCATAAAAGCCAAGAGGATGCACTCAGCCACACCCACGCAGAAGACCAAGTACATCTGGGCCATGCAAGAGACAAAGGAGACAGTGTGGTTCTTGACCACCAGGTGGATCAGCATCTGcgggatggtggtggtgatgaagcaGACATCTAGGAGAGACAGGTGGCcaaggaagaagtacatggggctgCTGAGCCTCGGGTCTGTCCAGGTGATAAAGATGATGAGGCCATTCATGGCCATAGCAAGGCTGTAGAGGACCAGGAAAGAAAGGGCAAAGAGCAATGCCCGAGTGGAAGGGGAGCTGTGTTCAAAACCCACGAGGATAAACTC is a window from the Eulemur rufifrons isolate Redbay chromosome 16, OSU_ERuf_1, whole genome shotgun sequence genome containing:
- the OR10AD1 gene encoding olfactory receptor 10AD1, with product MVSLRNSSTVTEFILVGFEHSSPSTRALLFALSFLVLYSLAMAMNGLIIFITWTDPRLSSPMYFFLGHLSLLDVCFITTTIPQMLIHLVVKNHTVSFVSCMAQMYLVFCVGVAECILLAFMAYDRYVAICHPLSYAQIMSQKICVRLVGTAWFFGLINGIFLEYMSFRNPFCRDNHIENFFCEAPIVIALSCGDPQFSVRMIFADAIVVLLSPMVLIVTSYARILASIHGRVSSTGRGKTFSTCASHLTVVIFLYSSAMFSYMNPRSTHGPDKDKPFSLLYTIIIPMCNPIIYSFRNKEMKGAMARALGRSSLTK